The Pseudomonas sp. G2-4 genome window below encodes:
- a CDS encoding NADH:ubiquinone oxidoreductase, translating to MRMIGWLLLALTSNQALAQACVVHSQAERLDVKVCQQNRNIPQKLFADGFCQPSLAGQKVEVQYVDQCPGGAFGVCSNAQVANMPYRQDIHYYGVATDAAYLQPFCEGQSQGTWLKP from the coding sequence ATGCGGATGATCGGCTGGTTGTTACTGGCACTGACTTCCAACCAAGCACTGGCCCAGGCTTGTGTGGTGCACAGTCAGGCGGAACGGCTCGATGTAAAAGTCTGCCAGCAGAACCGCAACATTCCGCAGAAGTTGTTCGCCGACGGCTTCTGCCAGCCAAGCCTCGCCGGGCAAAAAGTCGAGGTGCAGTACGTCGATCAGTGCCCTGGCGGCGCGTTTGGTGTCTGCAGCAACGCCCAAGTCGCCAATATGCCCTACCGCCAGGATATTCACTATTACGGCGTGGCCACCGATGCGGCTTATCTCCAGCCGTTTTGTGAAGGGCAAAGCCAGGGTACCTGGCTCAAGCCTTAG
- a CDS encoding DUF3301 domain-containing protein, whose translation MLTLGNIFVLMLLATGGAWLWHNHGLRERALARVMQHCANLKIELLDGNVALKKIGFVKDANGRRRLARIYNFEFTVTGETRHSGTITQFGAHSANIELAPYPMPFEESPPTPIEPVPTRPRAEVIELSQWRQEHNKWKP comes from the coding sequence ATGCTGACCCTTGGAAATATTTTCGTGCTAATGCTGCTGGCTACCGGCGGGGCCTGGCTGTGGCATAACCATGGCTTGCGCGAACGGGCCTTGGCGAGGGTCATGCAGCATTGTGCCAACCTCAAGATCGAGCTGCTGGACGGCAACGTGGCGCTGAAAAAGATCGGTTTCGTGAAAGATGCAAACGGGCGACGACGGCTGGCGCGTATCTATAATTTCGAGTTTACCGTCACGGGCGAAACCCGCCATTCGGGCACCATTACCCAGTTCGGTGCCCACAGCGCAAACATCGAGCTGGCGCCCTACCCGATGCCATTCGAAGAATCACCGCCCACGCCGATTGAACCGGTCCCGACCAGGCCCAGGGCTGAGGTCATCGAGTTGAGCCAGTGGCGTCAGGAACACAACAAGTGGAAGCCTTGA
- a CDS encoding metal ABC transporter substrate-binding protein codes for MRVLLVLFSLMLSMSVSAAEKLQVVTSFSILADMTQQVGGEHIQITNMVGPDADAHTYEPTPDDAKALLKAKLIIKNGLGFEPWLDRLVTSTETSTPVISASRGVIPRSLDEDGETIPDPHAWHNLANAELYVSNITKALEAADPANKADYERNSQAYLKKIYALLAEAKAKLGALPPGNRKIVTSHDAFGYLGQAYGIEFMAPQGLSTEREPSAAEVAALITQIRRAKVKAVFMENIKDARLLKQIADESGAHIGGTLYSDALAASGPASTFTGLFEYNLNTLYEALSRP; via the coding sequence ATGCGCGTCCTGCTCGTGCTGTTCAGTCTGATGCTGTCCATGTCTGTATCTGCCGCCGAAAAACTTCAGGTGGTGACCAGCTTCAGCATCCTCGCCGACATGACCCAACAGGTCGGCGGCGAGCATATCCAAATCACCAACATGGTCGGCCCGGACGCCGATGCGCACACCTACGAACCCACGCCGGACGACGCCAAGGCGCTGCTCAAGGCAAAACTGATCATCAAGAATGGGCTGGGCTTCGAGCCGTGGCTGGATCGCCTGGTCACCAGCACCGAAACCAGCACACCGGTGATCAGCGCAAGTCGTGGGGTGATCCCACGCTCCCTGGATGAAGATGGCGAAACCATCCCCGACCCGCATGCCTGGCATAACCTGGCGAATGCCGAGTTGTATGTCAGCAACATCACCAAGGCGCTGGAAGCCGCAGACCCGGCTAACAAGGCCGATTACGAACGCAACAGCCAGGCTTACCTGAAGAAAATCTACGCCTTGCTCGCCGAAGCCAAGGCCAAGCTAGGTGCTCTGCCACCCGGCAATCGCAAGATCGTGACGTCCCATGATGCCTTCGGTTATCTCGGTCAGGCCTATGGCATCGAGTTCATGGCGCCTCAGGGTTTGTCCACCGAACGTGAACCCTCGGCGGCAGAAGTTGCGGCGCTGATTACCCAGATCCGTCGGGCGAAAGTCAAAGCGGTGTTTATGGAAAATATCAAGGATGCGCGCCTGCTCAAGCAGATTGCCGACGAAAGCGGCGCGCACATTGGCGGCACGCTGTACTCCGATGCGCTCGCGGCCAGTGGGCCGGCGAGCACCTTCACGGGGTTGTTCGAATACAACCTCAATACGTTGTATGAGGCTTTGAGTCGGCCTTGA
- a CDS encoding metal ABC transporter permease, giving the protein MLLAATHFWQPFQEFVFMRRALFGGLVLACSTAPLGVFLILRRMSLIGDAVAHGILPGAALGFWFAGLSLPALTLGGLGAGLSMAGLAAWITRRTGLREDASLAAIYPISLAAGVLILGMAGKRLDLLHLLFGSALAVDGPTLTGMLWVSGASLVAMALIYRPLLLDTLDPLFLQTVSRLGPLAHGVFLTLVVLNLVIGFQAIGALMVVGLMMLPAAASRFWSRRLPILMMVAALLGCLSVWFGLLLSFYLSLPSGPAIVLVAGALYLLSVVFGPVHGLLRRPPLLTSQ; this is encoded by the coding sequence ATGCTCCTCGCGGCGACCCATTTCTGGCAACCCTTTCAGGAGTTCGTCTTCATGCGCCGGGCCTTGTTTGGCGGCCTGGTGTTGGCATGCAGTACGGCCCCGTTGGGGGTCTTTTTGATTCTGCGCCGCATGAGCCTGATCGGCGACGCCGTGGCTCACGGCATTTTACCCGGCGCGGCCTTGGGGTTCTGGTTCGCCGGGTTGAGCTTGCCAGCCCTGACGCTGGGCGGCCTCGGCGCGGGTCTGAGTATGGCTGGGCTGGCCGCGTGGATCACCCGTCGTACCGGTCTGCGGGAAGACGCCAGCCTCGCGGCGATCTATCCCATTTCCTTGGCAGCAGGCGTGTTGATTCTCGGCATGGCCGGCAAGCGCCTGGATCTGCTTCACCTATTGTTCGGCTCGGCACTGGCAGTAGATGGCCCGACACTCACCGGCATGCTCTGGGTTTCCGGGGCCAGCCTGGTAGCGATGGCGTTGATTTATCGGCCCTTGCTGCTCGACACGCTGGATCCGCTATTCCTGCAAACCGTCAGCCGCCTGGGTCCCTTGGCCCATGGTGTGTTCCTGACCCTGGTGGTGTTGAACCTGGTGATCGGCTTCCAAGCCATCGGTGCGCTGATGGTGGTCGGATTGATGATGCTGCCGGCCGCCGCCTCGCGGTTCTGGAGCCGTCGGCTGCCGATCCTGATGATGGTCGCGGCGCTGCTCGGTTGCCTGTCGGTGTGGTTTGGCCTGTTGTTGTCTTTCTATCTATCGCTGCCCAGCGGGCCCGCCATCGTACTGGTGGCGGGCGCGTTGTATCTGCTGTCCGTGGTATTCGGTCCGGTGCACGGTTTGTTGCGCCGCCCGCCTTTGCTCACATCCCAATGA
- a CDS encoding DUF1826 domain-containing protein, with protein sequence MLAPTLKRVAQVRQVQGDTPRILTQILDDGTNLAVWQRELPAHIHDFSALVLSLDEPLAESLVLELPEEDTPPALNGLAKGFSDLQGYEGFIADVAWLVSAFACLLGARRIGLRLRTLDKAMCPRFHVDHVPVRLITTYAGVGSQWLEEGAMDRRCLAQPEAEPSDPRVIQQLCSGDVALLKGEKWRGNEGLGLIHRSPELAQGDRRLILTLDWLA encoded by the coding sequence ATGCTGGCGCCCACTCTGAAAAGGGTTGCGCAGGTGCGGCAGGTCCAGGGCGATACGCCACGGATTCTGACGCAGATCCTCGACGACGGTACCAATCTGGCGGTCTGGCAGCGTGAGCTTCCGGCCCACATCCACGATTTTTCGGCGTTGGTGCTTTCGCTGGATGAGCCTCTGGCTGAGTCGCTGGTTCTCGAATTGCCGGAAGAGGACACGCCACCGGCGTTGAACGGTCTCGCCAAGGGCTTCAGCGACCTGCAAGGCTACGAAGGCTTTATCGCCGACGTCGCCTGGCTGGTCAGCGCGTTTGCGTGCCTGCTAGGGGCCCGGCGTATCGGCCTGCGTCTGCGAACACTGGACAAAGCCATGTGCCCGCGCTTTCACGTCGACCACGTGCCGGTGCGGCTGATCACCACTTACGCCGGTGTCGGCAGCCAATGGTTGGAGGAAGGGGCCATGGACCGTCGATGTCTGGCGCAGCCCGAAGCCGAGCCCAGCGATCCGCGGGTGATCCAGCAACTTTGCAGCGGTGATGTGGCTTTGCTCAAAGGCGAGAAATGGCGCGGCAATGAAGGGCTCGGCCTGATCCATCGTTCCCCGGAACTGGCCCAGGGGGACCGTCGATTGATCCTCACGCTGGACTGGCTGGCCTAA
- the cfaB gene encoding C17 cyclopropane fatty acid synthase CfaB: MLTQLPPALQNLHLPLRLRLWDGHEFTLGADPSVTIVVKDPQMVAQFTHPSLDALGAAFVEGKLELEGSIHEVIRVCDEWSQALLEENADNLPVRSIHDKETDAKAISYHYDLSNTFYQLWLDSDMAYSCAYFETGSESLEQAQQAKFRHLCRKLRLEPGEYLLDVGCGWGGLARYAAREFGAKVFGITLSKAQLALARERVQAEGLEDQVELQLLDYRDLPQDGRFDKVVSVGMFEHVGHANLEQYCKTLFGAVREGGLVMNHGITAKHTDGRPVGRGAGEFIEKYVFPNGELPHLSMISAHISEAGLEIVDVESLRMHYARTLDHWSERLEDNLEAAAKEVPEQALRIWRLYLAGCAYAFAKGWINLHQILAVKAHADGSHELPWTRDDIYTP, encoded by the coding sequence ATGCTCACGCAACTTCCACCGGCCTTACAGAATCTGCATTTACCGCTTCGGCTGCGGCTCTGGGATGGCCATGAATTCACGCTGGGTGCCGATCCCAGCGTCACGATCGTGGTCAAGGACCCACAAATGGTCGCGCAATTCACCCATCCCAGCCTGGATGCCCTGGGGGCGGCGTTTGTAGAAGGCAAACTTGAGCTTGAAGGTTCGATTCACGAAGTCATTCGTGTCTGCGATGAATGGAGCCAGGCGCTGCTTGAGGAAAACGCCGATAACCTGCCGGTGCGTTCGATCCACGACAAGGAAACCGACGCCAAGGCGATTTCCTATCACTACGACCTTTCCAACACGTTCTATCAGTTGTGGCTCGACAGCGACATGGCCTATTCCTGCGCCTATTTCGAGACGGGCAGTGAATCTCTCGAGCAGGCCCAGCAAGCCAAATTCCGCCACTTGTGCCGCAAACTGCGCCTGGAACCCGGTGAATACCTGCTGGATGTCGGCTGCGGTTGGGGCGGTCTGGCGCGTTATGCGGCACGGGAATTCGGCGCCAAGGTGTTTGGTATTACCCTAAGTAAAGCGCAATTGGCGTTGGCCCGGGAGCGAGTCCAGGCGGAAGGCTTGGAAGATCAAGTGGAGTTGCAGCTGCTGGACTACCGTGACCTGCCTCAGGATGGCCGCTTCGATAAGGTGGTCAGCGTCGGAATGTTCGAGCACGTCGGCCACGCCAACCTCGAACAGTACTGCAAGACCCTGTTCGGGGCTGTGCGCGAGGGTGGGCTGGTGATGAACCACGGCATCACCGCCAAGCACACCGATGGTCGTCCGGTCGGTCGCGGCGCGGGGGAGTTCATCGAGAAGTACGTGTTCCCCAACGGCGAGCTGCCGCACTTGTCGATGATCTCCGCCCACATCAGCGAAGCGGGGCTGGAGATTGTCGACGTGGAAAGCCTGCGCATGCACTACGCACGCACGCTGGATCATTGGAGTGAGCGTTTGGAGGACAACCTTGAGGCCGCCGCGAAGGAAGTGCCGGAGCAGGCGCTAAGGATCTGGCGTCTGTACTTGGCCGGCTGCGCCTATGCATTTGCCAAGGGCTGGATCAATCTGCACCAGATCCTGGCGGTAAAGGCCCACGCGGATGGCAGCCATGAGCTGCCCTGGACCCGTGACGACATCTACACCCCTTAA
- the cls gene encoding cardiolipin synthase, which translates to MDFFGPHVFGYLIALLHTLGSIAAVHAVLTVRTAQGSIAWALSLVFIPYLTLIPYLVFGRSTFDGYIKARRQANEEMRKAISELNWRPWVEEALTARASQAYASLRAMPKLGRTPCLANNQVRLLVNGHATFEAIFQAIADAREAVLVQFFIIHDDRLGQRLQTLLLKKAAEGVAVYLLYDRIGSHSLPHRYVQALRDGGVHVKAFATRSGWLNRFQVNFRNHRKIVVVDGVLGFVGGHNVGDEYMGEKPPLAPWRDTHVEVSGPVVGSMQESFAEDWFWAARSLPPLILPDSYPDDGVLCQLLASGPADAYETCSLFFVEAIHAASERVWITTPYFIPDEAVFAALRLAVLRGVDVRILLPSRPDHKVVYAASSLYAFEAVRAGVRVFRYKPGFLHQKVVLIDREISAIGSANLDNRSFRLNFEVMLLTVDIPFASEVEQMLEQDFAQAQEIDKQESRDTHRLQKIGMRIARLISPIL; encoded by the coding sequence ATGGATTTTTTTGGCCCGCATGTTTTCGGTTACCTGATCGCGCTACTCCACACCCTGGGTTCGATCGCCGCTGTCCACGCGGTACTGACAGTGCGCACAGCCCAAGGCTCCATCGCGTGGGCCCTGTCGTTGGTGTTCATTCCCTACCTGACGTTGATTCCCTATTTGGTGTTCGGGCGCAGCACCTTCGATGGCTACATCAAGGCGCGTCGGCAAGCCAACGAAGAGATGCGCAAGGCGATTTCCGAGCTCAACTGGCGGCCATGGGTCGAAGAAGCCCTGACCGCCCGCGCTTCCCAGGCCTACGCCTCGTTACGGGCCATGCCAAAACTGGGGCGCACGCCCTGCCTGGCGAACAATCAGGTGCGATTGCTGGTCAACGGCCATGCCACGTTCGAGGCAATTTTCCAGGCCATCGCCGACGCGCGAGAAGCCGTGCTGGTTCAATTTTTTATCATCCATGACGATCGACTTGGCCAACGCCTGCAAACACTGCTCCTGAAGAAAGCCGCCGAAGGTGTGGCGGTGTATCTACTGTATGACCGCATTGGCAGCCACTCCCTGCCCCACCGCTACGTCCAGGCCTTGCGCGACGGCGGTGTCCACGTGAAAGCCTTCGCTACCCGTAGCGGCTGGCTCAACCGGTTCCAGGTCAATTTTCGCAACCACCGCAAGATCGTCGTGGTGGACGGTGTCCTGGGCTTCGTCGGCGGACACAACGTGGGCGACGAATACATGGGCGAAAAACCGCCCTTGGCACCCTGGCGCGACACCCATGTCGAAGTCAGCGGGCCGGTGGTGGGGAGCATGCAAGAGTCGTTTGCCGAAGACTGGTTCTGGGCGGCCCGTTCGTTGCCGCCACTGATCCTGCCAGACTCTTACCCGGACGACGGTGTGCTCTGCCAGTTGCTGGCCAGCGGTCCGGCCGACGCCTATGAAACCTGCTCACTGTTTTTTGTCGAGGCCATTCACGCGGCCAGCGAACGAGTCTGGATCACAACGCCCTACTTCATTCCTGACGAAGCGGTGTTCGCCGCGTTGCGCCTGGCGGTGCTGCGTGGGGTAGACGTGCGCATCCTGCTGCCCTCACGACCGGACCACAAGGTCGTCTATGCGGCTTCCAGCCTGTATGCGTTTGAAGCGGTGCGCGCCGGTGTGCGGGTGTTCCGTTATAAGCCGGGTTTCCTGCATCAGAAAGTGGTGCTGATTGACCGCGAAATCAGCGCCATCGGCAGTGCGAACCTGGACAACCGTTCATTCCGATTGAATTTCGAAGTGATGCTGCTGACCGTGGATATCCCGTTCGCCAGCGAGGTCGAGCAGATGCTCGAGCAGGACTTCGCCCAAGCCCAGGAAATCGACAAACAGGAAAGCCGGGATACCCATCGCCTGCAAAAGATTGGCATGCGGATCGCCCGGCTTATCTCCCCGATTCTTTAA
- a CDS encoding DUF3617 domain-containing protein, producing MNVRLLGLALAVGLSVPMAAQAQMLQPGLWELTTSNMKVDNQNLPDLQLLLGQVQNQMTPEQRAMLEKQGITMGGKGIRVCLTPAQVQTNDIPLQDPQSGCKQQITERTGNQWKFRFSCPKAQGNGIATFQSDREFTTKVNGTFNATGIQQNGSLDTRAVWLGQDCGTVKPRA from the coding sequence ATGAATGTTCGTCTGCTGGGTTTGGCCTTGGCGGTTGGCTTGTCGGTTCCGATGGCGGCTCAGGCGCAGATGCTTCAACCGGGTTTGTGGGAACTGACCACCAGCAACATGAAAGTCGATAACCAGAACCTGCCGGACCTGCAGCTTCTCCTGGGCCAAGTGCAAAACCAGATGACCCCGGAGCAACGGGCGATGCTGGAGAAGCAGGGCATCACCATGGGCGGCAAAGGCATTCGTGTGTGTCTGACTCCGGCGCAGGTGCAAACCAATGACATTCCGTTGCAAGATCCGCAATCGGGTTGCAAGCAACAAATCACTGAGCGGACCGGCAATCAGTGGAAGTTTCGCTTCAGCTGCCCGAAAGCCCAGGGTAATGGTATTGCGACGTTCCAGAGCGATCGTGAGTTCACCACCAAGGTCAACGGCACCTTTAACGCGACCGGCATCCAACAGAACGGCAGCCTCGACACCCGCGCGGTGTGGCTGGGGCAGGATTGCGGGACGGTCAAGCCGAGGGCCTGA
- the zigA gene encoding zinc metallochaperone GTPase ZigA, with product MPNRLPVTVLSGFLGAGKSTLLNYVLRNRDNLRVAVIVNDMSEINIDGSEVQRDVTLNRAEEKLVEMSNGCICCTLREDLLEEVGQLAREGRFDYLLIESTGISEPLPVAETFTFRDEEGRSLADVARLDTMVTVVDGVNFLLDFQAAESLASRGETLGEEDERSITDLLIEQIEFADVILISKIDLISRHEREELVAILQRLNAQARIIPMVMGQVPLGSILDTGLFDFERAAQAPGWLQELRGEHVPESEEYGIASTAYLARRPFHPQRFFSLIDRPWTNGKLLRSKGFFWLASKPEEAGSWSQAGGLMRHGFAGRWWRFVPKNQWPQDEESTAAILKNWLPTTGDCRQELVFIGQNLDFVRLSAELDACLLTDAEMALGAESWRLLPDPFGPWHDEVAA from the coding sequence ATGCCCAATCGCCTTCCTGTCACCGTGCTTTCCGGATTCCTCGGTGCCGGTAAAAGCACGCTGCTCAACTACGTGTTGCGTAACCGCGACAATCTACGGGTCGCCGTGATCGTCAACGATATGAGCGAGATCAACATCGATGGCAGCGAAGTCCAGCGAGATGTGACGCTGAACCGCGCCGAAGAGAAATTGGTGGAAATGAGCAATGGCTGCATCTGCTGCACGCTGCGGGAGGACTTGCTGGAAGAAGTCGGCCAGCTTGCCAGGGAAGGGCGCTTCGATTATCTGCTGATCGAATCGACGGGTATTTCTGAACCCTTGCCGGTGGCGGAAACCTTCACGTTTCGTGATGAAGAGGGCCGTAGCCTGGCCGATGTCGCACGGCTCGACACCATGGTGACGGTGGTTGATGGGGTGAATTTCCTGCTGGATTTCCAGGCCGCCGAAAGTCTGGCCTCACGGGGCGAAACCTTGGGCGAGGAAGACGAGCGCTCGATTACTGACCTTCTGATCGAACAGATCGAGTTCGCCGATGTGATTTTGATCAGCAAAATTGACCTGATCAGCCGTCACGAGCGGGAGGAGTTGGTCGCCATTCTGCAACGTCTCAACGCCCAGGCCCGGATCATTCCCATGGTTATGGGCCAGGTCCCTCTGGGGAGCATTCTCGACACCGGCCTTTTTGACTTTGAACGCGCGGCTCAAGCTCCCGGCTGGCTACAAGAGTTACGCGGCGAACATGTGCCCGAAAGCGAAGAGTATGGCATCGCCTCGACGGCCTATCTGGCGCGCCGACCCTTTCACCCCCAGCGTTTTTTCAGCTTGATCGACCGTCCATGGACCAATGGCAAACTCCTACGCTCCAAGGGGTTCTTCTGGTTGGCCAGCAAACCTGAGGAAGCGGGCAGTTGGTCCCAAGCCGGCGGCCTGATGCGGCATGGGTTTGCCGGGCGCTGGTGGCGTTTCGTGCCAAAAAACCAATGGCCACAAGACGAAGAAAGTACCGCGGCCATCCTGAAAAACTGGCTTCCCACGACGGGCGATTGCCGTCAGGAATTGGTATTCATCGGACAAAACCTCGACTTCGTCCGGCTCAGCGCGGAGTTGGATGCTTGTCTGCTCACCGACGCGGAAATGGCCCTGGGTGCGGAGAGCTGGCGCTTGTTGCCGGACCCATTCGGTCCGTGGCATGACGAGGTCGCGGCCTGA
- the folE2 gene encoding GTP cyclohydrolase FolE2 has translation MNALTLPDVAAQVSRQALPLDWVGMCGIATPVLIDGQRLSAIADAGVSLDDGDARGIHMSRLYLALEMLEETPLSPMLLRRLLQQFLDSHEGLSQTASLSIHTDLLLKRSALISPLAGWKRYPVSIEAQLKNAVFHVELKIQIPYSSTCPCSAALARQLIQQQFVEDFANKKLEHAEVLAWLGSANGIVATPHSQRSTANLSLRLKTNVDELPLLSLINEAEAALGTAVQTAVKRADEQAFALANGQNLMFCEDAARRLSTALRRSSSIVALDVRVVHAESLHAHDAVAQSRWQREAS, from the coding sequence ATGAATGCGTTAACGCTGCCAGACGTTGCTGCGCAGGTTTCACGCCAAGCTCTGCCGCTCGATTGGGTCGGTATGTGTGGCATTGCAACACCCGTGTTAATCGACGGTCAGCGTCTGAGCGCGATCGCCGACGCAGGTGTCAGCCTCGACGATGGAGACGCTCGAGGCATTCACATGTCCCGTCTGTACCTGGCGTTGGAAATGCTGGAAGAGACGCCCCTTTCCCCGATGCTCTTGCGCCGCCTATTGCAGCAGTTTCTTGATAGCCACGAAGGCTTATCCCAGACCGCGTCCCTAAGCATTCATACTGATTTGCTGCTCAAGCGCTCGGCGTTGATCAGCCCTTTGGCTGGTTGGAAGCGTTATCCGGTGAGCATTGAAGCGCAGCTGAAAAACGCTGTGTTCCACGTGGAACTGAAAATCCAGATCCCCTATTCCTCCACCTGCCCTTGCTCGGCAGCACTGGCCCGGCAGTTAATCCAGCAGCAATTCGTGGAGGACTTCGCCAACAAAAAGCTTGAGCACGCCGAAGTCCTCGCGTGGTTGGGTTCCGCAAACGGCATTGTTGCTACCCCTCATAGCCAGCGCAGTACCGCTAACCTGAGTCTACGGCTGAAGACCAACGTCGACGAATTGCCACTGCTGTCTCTGATCAATGAAGCTGAAGCAGCCCTCGGCACCGCTGTGCAAACCGCAGTCAAACGCGCCGATGAACAGGCCTTCGCTCTCGCCAACGGTCAAAACCTGATGTTCTGCGAGGATGCCGCTCGGCGATTAAGCACAGCCTTGCGACGATCATCCAGCATCGTCGCCCTCGATGTTCGCGTCGTCCACGCCGAAAGCCTGCATGCCCATGACGCCGTGGCTCAAAGCCGCTGGCAGCGGGAGGCATCATGA
- a CDS encoding glutamine synthetase: protein MRSHLKFALASPLLLWVLSASAQNPLLANCTRSANLLACVDGQGNAYSVATTGSTIYLRGFEATSHRYWAQTNSRYGQLTFFTGLASDGESWVGYSRRVGWTTINRFSSSGGSTGKFVCGRMNGCQDSSR from the coding sequence ATGCGCAGTCATTTGAAATTCGCTTTAGCGAGCCCCTTATTGCTATGGGTGTTAAGTGCGTCGGCGCAAAACCCGCTCTTGGCGAACTGCACCCGCAGCGCGAACTTGCTGGCTTGTGTGGATGGGCAAGGCAATGCCTACAGCGTCGCGACGACCGGGAGCACGATTTACTTGCGAGGTTTTGAAGCGACCAGTCACCGCTACTGGGCACAAACCAACAGTCGTTACGGTCAACTCACGTTCTTTACAGGCTTGGCGTCCGACGGTGAGAGTTGGGTTGGCTACAGTCGGCGTGTTGGCTGGACGACGATCAATCGATTTTCCAGCTCGGGCGGTAGCACCGGAAAATTCGTGTGCGGTCGTATGAATGGTTGCCAGGATTCGTCACGCTGA
- a CDS encoding CobW family GTP-binding protein, with amino-acid sequence MLQNIPTHVIAGPLGAGKTSLIKQLLAQRPANERWAVLINEFGQIGLDAALLTQAADGIALGEVAGGCLCCVNGAPFQIGLGRLLRKARPHRLFIEPSGLGHPAQLMRQLNEAPWLGVLAVQPCVLVLDAQAMAAGKPLPEAQRQALDYAGLLVLNKAENLTETDRAHVTAQLPQRALYWTQQAVLPIDRLPGLQARGSGVVDNLVLPQDVGQMPAIWTDPKSPICLYQQLEDSWSIGWRWHPSQRFDTEALTQWLQGRAWKRAKLVIHSADGWVSANALDGTALGWRASEWRQDSRIELIFDEPQDVDALQAGLAKCRCP; translated from the coding sequence ATGTTGCAGAACATCCCCACCCATGTCATCGCCGGCCCCTTGGGAGCGGGCAAGACCAGCTTGATCAAGCAACTGCTGGCCCAGCGTCCGGCCAACGAGCGCTGGGCGGTGTTGATCAACGAGTTTGGTCAGATCGGCCTGGATGCCGCGTTGCTGACCCAGGCCGCCGATGGTATCGCACTGGGCGAAGTGGCCGGGGGCTGTTTGTGTTGCGTCAACGGTGCGCCCTTTCAGATCGGTCTCGGTCGTTTGTTGCGCAAGGCTCGGCCGCACCGGCTGTTCATCGAGCCGTCGGGGCTGGGCCATCCGGCGCAATTGATGCGCCAACTGAACGAGGCACCCTGGCTCGGCGTGCTGGCGGTCCAGCCTTGCGTGCTGGTGCTGGATGCCCAGGCGATGGCGGCGGGCAAGCCGTTGCCCGAGGCCCAACGACAAGCCTTGGACTACGCCGGACTGTTGGTATTGAACAAAGCTGAAAACCTCACCGAAACCGATCGCGCCCACGTCACTGCGCAACTGCCGCAGCGTGCGTTGTACTGGACACAACAGGCGGTGCTGCCGATTGATCGGTTGCCGGGGTTGCAGGCTCGAGGGAGCGGGGTTGTGGATAACCTGGTCTTGCCTCAGGACGTGGGCCAGATGCCAGCCATCTGGACCGATCCCAAGTCGCCGATCTGCCTGTATCAGCAGCTGGAAGACAGCTGGAGTATCGGCTGGCGCTGGCACCCGAGCCAGCGATTCGACACCGAGGCGCTGACTCAATGGCTGCAAGGCCGGGCCTGGAAACGCGCGAAGCTGGTTATCCACAGCGCCGACGGCTGGGTATCAGCCAATGCGTTGGACGGCACCGCACTGGGTTGGAGAGCCAGCGAGTGGCGTCAGGATTCACGGATCGAACTGATTTTCGATGAGCCGCAAGACGTTGATGCCCTGCAAGCCGGTCTGGCGAAATGTCGGTGCCCCTGA
- a CDS encoding ATP-binding cassette domain-containing protein produces MIRCQTLRWGAPGQPLTPSLNMERPAGSLTAIIGANGSGKSSLLKVLAGLQKPLSGKVTLSVPRRGGVSFLPQQQQLDRQFPISLQELVAAGSWGNRHTPAMRRQLLQTVLENWALTGLEHRPLMALSGGELQRALLARLSLAEAPLLLLDEPHAALDEQGQTLLWQHIHGWHAAGRTLVVVCHDLAAVREHMPDTLLISHTGCVLDRSVDLIAQQPYTQVA; encoded by the coding sequence ATGATCCGTTGCCAAACCTTGCGCTGGGGCGCACCCGGACAACCCCTCACGCCGTCGCTGAACATGGAGCGGCCGGCGGGAAGCCTGACCGCCATCATTGGCGCCAACGGGTCGGGCAAAAGCAGTTTGCTGAAAGTGCTCGCAGGGCTGCAAAAACCGCTGTCCGGCAAAGTCACGCTGAGTGTTCCACGGCGTGGCGGTGTCTCGTTCCTGCCACAGCAGCAACAATTGGACCGACAATTCCCCATCAGTTTGCAAGAGTTGGTGGCCGCTGGTTCCTGGGGCAATCGCCACACGCCGGCCATGCGAAGACAGTTGCTTCAGACCGTCCTGGAAAACTGGGCTCTAACAGGCCTGGAACATCGCCCTTTGATGGCCCTGTCGGGCGGTGAGTTACAACGCGCCCTGCTCGCTCGCCTGAGTCTGGCTGAAGCACCGCTGCTGTTGCTCGACGAACCCCACGCGGCCCTCGACGAACAAGGCCAGACGCTCCTGTGGCAACACATCCATGGCTGGCACGCTGCGGGCAGAACCTTGGTGGTGGTTTGTCATGACTTGGCGGCAGTACGCGAGCACATGCCTGACACATTGCTGATCAGCCATACCGGCTGTGTACTCGACCGCAGTGTCGACCTGATCGCCCAGCAACCTTACACGCAGGTGGCCTGA